In Lachnospiraceae bacterium, one DNA window encodes the following:
- the cbiD gene encoding cobalt-precorrin-5B (C(1))-methyltransferase CbiD, giving the protein MEEMYVYKNQQKLRWGYTTGTCGTAASMAAAFMLFGQKRVSHVKVSTPKGIDLDLEIEETRFTKEQAVCAVRKDSGDDPDVTNGIAVYSRVSFRNDKQETEGYIWENGGLCLRLTAGEGVGTVTKPGLACEVGKPAINPVPREMIFTHVEKVCRQYGFQGSLNIEIFIPQGAEISKKTFNPRMGIKGGISLLGTSGMVEPMSEKALTDTIRLELHQKHIAGLKSVILTPGNYGESFLRDELDVNLDYAVKCSNYIGESLDMAVQENIEEVLLVGHGGKLIKLAAGVMNTHSSVADGRMETLAAWGGACGAGEKLIREILESVTVDQGLKLLETVPGLREKVMEQVVRRAWEHMALRAGESMKTECILFTNERGILGMSPGARDMLKRILAQDMTKLD; this is encoded by the coding sequence ATGGAAGAAATGTATGTATATAAAAATCAGCAAAAGTTAAGATGGGGATATACTACAGGCACCTGTGGGACGGCAGCTTCTATGGCAGCGGCTTTTATGCTTTTTGGACAGAAACGTGTGAGCCATGTTAAGGTTTCTACGCCTAAGGGTATTGATCTGGATCTGGAGATCGAGGAGACCCGTTTTACAAAGGAACAGGCGGTATGTGCTGTGCGAAAGGACTCCGGGGATGATCCGGATGTGACTAACGGAATTGCAGTCTATTCCAGAGTATCTTTCAGAAATGATAAACAGGAGACAGAAGGTTATATCTGGGAAAATGGAGGTCTTTGCCTTCGGCTTACAGCAGGAGAAGGTGTTGGCACAGTTACAAAACCGGGACTGGCCTGTGAGGTAGGGAAACCTGCCATTAATCCTGTACCAAGGGAAATGATATTTACCCATGTGGAAAAAGTATGCAGACAATATGGATTTCAGGGAAGTCTTAACATTGAAATATTTATCCCTCAGGGAGCGGAAATAAGCAAAAAGACCTTTAATCCCCGTATGGGCATCAAAGGCGGTATTTCCCTTTTAGGGACTAGCGGTATGGTAGAGCCTATGAGTGAGAAAGCACTGACAGATACCATCCGTCTGGAGCTGCACCAGAAGCATATAGCTGGTCTGAAAAGCGTGATTTTGACACCTGGAAATTATGGGGAAAGTTTTTTAAGGGATGAACTGGATGTAAATCTGGATTATGCTGTAAAATGCAGCAATTATATTGGTGAATCCCTGGATATGGCAGTGCAGGAAAATATAGAAGAAGTATTGTTAGTAGGCCACGGGGGAAAGCTGATCAAGCTGGCTGCCGGTGTGATGAATACCCATTCCTCTGTAGCAGACGGAAGAATGGAAACCCTGGCAGCCTGGGGCGGTGCCTGTGGTGCAGGTGAAAAGCTGATCCGGGAGATTTTAGAGTCTGTTACAGTGGATCAGGGACTTAAACTTTTAGAAACAGTGCCGGGACTTCGTGAAAAAGTTATGGAGCAGGTGGTAAGACGGGCCTGGGAACATATGGCACTGCGTGCAGGGGAGTCTATGAAGACAGAATGTATTTTGTTTACCAATGAAAGAGGGATTCTGGGAATGTCTCCTGGTGCCAGGGATATGTTAAAAAGGATACTGGCCCAGGATATGACGAAGCTGGACTGA
- the cobM gene encoding precorrin-4 C(11)-methyltransferase, which yields MVHIVGAGPGAEDLITVRGLKFLKQADIVIYAGSLVNPGLLKETKQDAMIYDSAKMTLEQVMEVIEQAWKEHKEVVRLHTGDPCIYGAIREQMDAMDKSGIKYDICPGVSSFCGTAAALQMEYTLPGISQSVVITRMAGRTPVPERESIRQFASHQATMVVFLSTGMLKELSEELMAGGYPSDTPAAIVYKATWPEEKTVRTTVAGLAEAAERENITKTALIVVGNAVAQNGYDRSKLYDPGFTTQFRMAENSHSGKMASAVPETMVPETSMPVRADKDAQKSEKTGAEEEKTILGKLYVAGIGPGSLDGMTKEAFKAIGDCQVIAGYTVYADLVKPYFPDKEYLITPMTKEEARCRMAFECCMKGKDTAMICSGDSGVYGMAGLILELSAQYPGVEIKIIPGVTAACAGAAGLGAPLTHDFAVVSLSDRLTPIEMIWERIEKAAQADFVICLYNPRSKGRPDYLKEACERIMKYRPPETVCGVASSIGRDGEEMKVMSLKELADYPADMFTTVFIGKSSTVKIGRWMVTPRGYLQKKEK from the coding sequence ATGGTACATATCGTAGGTGCAGGTCCGGGTGCAGAGGATCTGATCACAGTAAGGGGACTGAAATTTTTAAAACAGGCGGACATTGTTATTTATGCAGGTTCCCTGGTTAATCCGGGTCTGTTAAAAGAGACAAAACAGGATGCCATGATCTATGACAGTGCAAAAATGACCTTAGAGCAGGTTATGGAGGTTATAGAACAGGCATGGAAGGAGCATAAAGAAGTGGTCCGCCTGCATACAGGAGATCCATGCATTTACGGAGCTATCAGAGAGCAGATGGATGCTATGGACAAGTCCGGGATCAAGTATGATATCTGTCCGGGAGTCAGTTCTTTTTGCGGCACGGCAGCAGCTTTACAGATGGAATACACTCTTCCGGGAATATCCCAGAGCGTGGTCATTACCCGGATGGCAGGAAGGACACCTGTGCCGGAAAGAGAGAGCATCCGCCAGTTTGCTTCTCACCAGGCAACGATGGTGGTCTTTTTAAGTACAGGCATGTTAAAAGAATTGTCAGAGGAATTAATGGCAGGTGGTTACCCGTCAGATACACCGGCAGCTATTGTATACAAGGCTACCTGGCCGGAAGAAAAAACGGTACGCACAACCGTAGCTGGGCTTGCAGAAGCAGCAGAGCGGGAGAATATTACAAAAACAGCCCTGATCGTAGTAGGAAATGCAGTGGCACAAAATGGTTACGACAGGTCAAAACTGTATGATCCGGGATTTACAACACAGTTCCGTATGGCAGAAAACTCCCACAGCGGGAAAATGGCTTCGGCTGTGCCGGAAACGATGGTGCCGGAAACAAGCATGCCTGTCAGGGCAGATAAAGACGCACAAAAGAGTGAAAAGACAGGCGCAGAAGAAGAAAAAACAATATTAGGAAAACTGTACGTAGCAGGTATAGGGCCGGGTTCTTTGGATGGAATGACAAAAGAGGCCTTTAAAGCAATTGGAGACTGTCAGGTGATCGCCGGTTATACGGTATATGCAGATCTTGTAAAGCCATATTTTCCAGATAAAGAGTATCTCATCACTCCTATGACAAAAGAGGAAGCACGGTGCCGTATGGCTTTTGAATGTTGTATGAAGGGCAAAGATACAGCCATGATCTGCAGCGGGGACAGCGGTGTTTACGGTATGGCAGGTCTGATCCTGGAGCTGTCTGCGCAGTATCCGGGAGTGGAGATCAAAATCATACCAGGGGTTACAGCTGCCTGTGCCGGTGCTGCCGGTCTTGGAGCACCTTTGACCCATGATTTTGCAGTGGTCAGCTTAAGTGACCGTTTAACCCCTATAGAAATGATATGGGAGCGCATAGAAAAGGCGGCTCAGGCAGACTTTGTCATCTGCCTGTACAACCCCCGCAGTAAAGGCAGACCGGACTATTTAAAAGAAGCCTGTGAGCGTATCATGAAATACCGTCCGCCGGAGACAGTCTGCGGTGTGGCTTCCAGCATTGGAAGAGATGGGGAAGAGATGAAGGTGATGTCTTTAAAAGAACTGGCAGATTATCCGGCGGATATGTTTACGACTGTATTCATTGGAAAATCCAGCACTGTAAAGATCGGCAGATGGATGGTGACTCCACGAGGCTATCTGCAAAAAAAGGAGAAATAG
- the cobK gene encoding precorrin-6A reductase produces the protein MTGKHVILFAGTTEGRVLANWLDDQPGITGTVCVATEYGAELLTEEMPLKHLKVHCGRLDEDEIEAFLKKNGTHLVIDATHPYAQVVTANIRKACEKFPHICLLRCLRKESANMTENDRSGKNNIVHVKDTEEAVRYLWEKEGNILLTTGSKELALWQELPKHGERIFTRVLPVEASIRICRELGYGGRHIIAMQGPFSEEMNYVQLKEFHCSYMVTKDGGDTGGFKEKIQAAKRAGATAVIIDRPKDRGMSLEQIKEAVKEWMEDGSE, from the coding sequence ATGACCGGAAAACATGTGATCCTCTTTGCAGGGACTACAGAGGGACGGGTACTGGCTAACTGGCTGGATGACCAGCCTGGCATTACCGGTACTGTTTGCGTGGCAACAGAATATGGGGCAGAGCTTTTGACAGAGGAGATGCCATTAAAGCATTTAAAGGTACACTGCGGCCGTCTGGATGAAGACGAAATAGAAGCCTTCCTGAAAAAAAACGGAACACATCTTGTGATAGATGCAACACATCCCTACGCCCAGGTGGTCACAGCCAATATCCGGAAAGCCTGTGAAAAATTCCCCCACATCTGCCTGCTGCGCTGCCTGCGAAAAGAAAGTGCAAACATGACGGAGAATGATAGAAGCGGTAAAAACAATATTGTCCATGTGAAAGATACAGAAGAAGCAGTCAGGTATCTTTGGGAAAAAGAAGGAAATATCCTTCTTACTACAGGAAGTAAGGAGCTGGCTTTGTGGCAGGAGCTTCCAAAACATGGAGAACGCATTTTTACAAGAGTTCTTCCTGTGGAAGCTTCCATTCGTATCTGCCGGGAGCTGGGATATGGCGGAAGGCATATTATTGCAATGCAGGGCCCGTTTTCAGAAGAAATGAATTATGTGCAGTTAAAGGAATTTCATTGTTCTTACATGGTAACAAAAGACGGGGGAGATACCGGCGGCTTTAAAGAAAAGATACAGGCTGCAAAAAGGGCTGGTGCCACAGCAGTTATAATAGACAGGCCTAAAGATAGGGGAATGTCCCTGGAGCAGATAAAGGAAGCGGTAAAGGAGTGGATGGAAGATGGCTCAGAATGA
- the cbiE gene encoding precorrin-6y C5,15-methyltransferase (decarboxylating) subunit CbiE has protein sequence MAQNEYKDKNPIIYLAGIGMGREDQLTGEVLDCLDRADAVMGARRMLDAAAPYTEGKAVLAAYKPSEMVNWLSSFQWNEAVLVLSGDTGFYSGAEAASKAFLQEGWEVEYIPGVSSLSYFCGRLGRSWQNIHCISSHGRSCDVVAHIRHYENCFILLGGKGSVSALCRELVSNGLGNVKIWAGENFSYETERILCEATPAELLMEEESHPFGSLACVLAKNPHAEEMRIYLTKRPKDEDFIRGKVPMTKETIRRLSIEKLCIGNHSVCYDIGAGTGSVSVEIGLEIRRSCNEGSVYAIEREQEALELIRANVQKFHGSWEDIHIVEGEAPEAFEGLPAPTHAFIGGSSGKMKEIIGTLLDLNPSVRIVANAITLETVSEIVECMKEYGFEDGELLQIQASPVKQLGSYHMPMAQNPVYIAVMQHPAKDDVEEIEWLDS, from the coding sequence ATGGCTCAGAATGAATATAAAGATAAAAACCCCATTATTTATCTTGCGGGGATCGGAATGGGAAGAGAAGACCAGCTGACCGGTGAGGTCTTAGACTGTTTAGACCGTGCCGATGCTGTAATGGGAGCCAGAAGGATGTTAGATGCAGCTGCACCATATACAGAAGGAAAAGCAGTGCTGGCTGCTTATAAGCCCAGTGAAATGGTGAACTGGCTTTCTTCTTTTCAATGGAATGAGGCAGTTTTAGTCCTTTCCGGGGATACAGGCTTTTACAGCGGTGCAGAAGCAGCTTCCAAAGCTTTCTTACAGGAAGGCTGGGAGGTAGAATATATCCCGGGAGTGTCCAGTCTTTCTTATTTCTGCGGAAGGCTGGGGCGCAGCTGGCAGAATATCCACTGTATCAGCAGCCATGGCCGCAGCTGCGATGTAGTTGCCCATATCCGTCATTATGAAAACTGCTTTATCTTATTAGGAGGAAAGGGCAGTGTTTCTGCTCTTTGCAGGGAACTGGTAAGCAATGGACTTGGAAATGTAAAAATCTGGGCCGGGGAAAATTTCTCATATGAAACAGAACGTATTCTCTGTGAGGCTACACCAGCAGAATTGCTGATGGAAGAGGAGAGCCACCCCTTTGGAAGTCTTGCCTGCGTTCTTGCGAAAAATCCTCACGCAGAAGAGATGAGGATTTATCTCACGAAACGCCCGAAGGATGAGGATTTTATCCGGGGAAAGGTTCCTATGACTAAGGAAACCATCCGCCGGCTGTCTATAGAGAAGCTGTGCATCGGTAATCATAGTGTGTGCTATGATATTGGTGCAGGAACAGGATCTGTATCTGTGGAAATAGGCCTGGAGATCCGCAGAAGCTGCAATGAAGGCAGTGTGTATGCTATTGAACGGGAACAGGAAGCTCTGGAATTGATCCGGGCCAATGTGCAAAAGTTCCATGGCAGCTGGGAAGATATCCACATTGTAGAAGGAGAGGCGCCAGAGGCCTTTGAGGGGCTTCCGGCACCTACACATGCATTTATAGGCGGAAGCAGCGGAAAGATGAAAGAGATCATTGGAACGTTGCTGGACCTAAACCCGTCAGTACGGATTGTGGCCAATGCTATTACTTTAGAAACGGTATCAGAGATCGTTGAATGTATGAAGGAATATGGTTTTGAAGATGGTGAGCTTCTGCAGATCCAGGCATCTCCTGTAAAGCAGCTTGGCAGCTACCATATGCCAATGGCACAGAATCCGGTATATATTGCAGTGATGCAGCACCCGGCAAAAGATGATGTGGAGGAAATAGAGTGGCTGGATTCATGA
- a CDS encoding cobyrinate a,c-diamide synthase yields MAGFMIAAPRSGSGKTMVTCGILELLKRKQKNPFSYKCGPDYIDGLFHRKVLGIEGGNLDSFFERPEDMRKKLMNISKDHFPVIEGVMGYFDGLGGDTTAASSWEVADILDLPVVLVVDAKGASLSLAALIKGFQAFKGEARSFQGDKNGNHIQAVILNRISPMLYPRIKAVIEKETGILVAGYVPELDFWQVGSRHLGLVLPGEIENLQGQIRQLGDCLEKTLDVDKLFSLGESAKPLEPEMVAAGCPGQDREAEENPYPKPHIRLGIAWDEAFCFYYRDNLEFLEKQGAEILRFSPVHDKHLPEDLDGLLLGGGYPELYGKALEENKTMRNEIRRKAEEDMPVLAECGGYLYLLKELEDENGTGYEMAGVFSGKGFKKGKNSHFGYITVETESDSLYLKAGERIKGHEFHYWESTQDENELKMQAQKPTGKRGWPCVTIKNQVMAGFPHLYYPSMEGFGKRFIQACDTYRKKRERQH; encoded by the coding sequence GTGGCTGGATTCATGATCGCAGCTCCAAGAAGCGGCAGCGGAAAGACTATGGTCACCTGTGGTATTCTGGAGCTTTTAAAACGAAAACAGAAAAATCCATTTTCTTATAAATGCGGACCGGATTATATTGACGGGCTGTTCCACCGGAAGGTGCTGGGGATTGAAGGAGGAAACCTGGACAGTTTCTTTGAAAGGCCGGAAGACATGAGAAAAAAACTCATGAATATATCAAAAGATCATTTTCCTGTAATAGAAGGCGTAATGGGATATTTTGATGGTCTTGGAGGAGACACCACAGCAGCCAGTTCCTGGGAAGTGGCAGATATTTTAGACCTTCCGGTAGTGCTGGTGGTGGATGCAAAAGGAGCCAGCCTTTCTCTGGCAGCGCTGATCAAAGGTTTTCAGGCCTTTAAAGGAGAGGCCCGGTCTTTTCAGGGGGATAAAAATGGAAATCACATCCAGGCAGTTATCTTAAACCGGATCTCTCCCATGCTGTATCCACGGATAAAAGCAGTGATCGAAAAAGAAACAGGTATTCTGGTAGCAGGATATGTGCCTGAGCTGGATTTCTGGCAGGTAGGAAGCCGCCATTTAGGACTGGTGCTTCCTGGGGAGATCGAAAACCTTCAGGGCCAGATCAGACAGCTGGGGGATTGCCTGGAAAAGACGCTGGATGTAGATAAACTATTCAGTCTGGGAGAAAGTGCAAAGCCTCTGGAGCCTGAGATGGTGGCAGCTGGTTGTCCTGGCCAGGATCGTGAAGCTGAAGAAAACCCATATCCTAAGCCTCATATCCGACTTGGCATTGCCTGGGATGAAGCTTTCTGCTTCTACTATCGGGATAATCTGGAATTTTTGGAAAAGCAGGGAGCTGAGATCCTTCGGTTCAGTCCTGTTCATGACAAGCATCTGCCGGAAGATCTGGATGGCCTTCTCCTTGGAGGCGGTTATCCGGAACTTTATGGAAAGGCTCTTGAAGAAAATAAGACTATGAGAAATGAGATCCGCCGGAAAGCAGAAGAAGATATGCCTGTTCTGGCAGAGTGTGGCGGTTATCTTTATCTTTTAAAAGAGCTGGAAGATGAAAATGGAACTGGTTATGAGATGGCAGGCGTATTTTCAGGAAAAGGTTTCAAAAAAGGAAAAAATTCCCATTTCGGTTATATTACAGTGGAAACAGAAAGTGACAGCCTGTATTTAAAAGCAGGAGAAAGAATCAAAGGCCATGAATTCCATTATTGGGAAAGTACCCAGGACGAAAATGAACTGAAGATGCAGGCCCAAAAGCCTACAGGAAAGCGAGGATGGCCCTGTGTGACCATAAAAAATCAGGTAATGGCCGGTTTTCCGCATCTGTACTATCCTTCCATGGAAGGCTTTGGAAAACGGTTTATCCAGGCATGTGATACCTACAGAAAGAAAAGAGAGAGGCAGCATTAA
- the cobT gene encoding nicotinate-nucleotide--dimethylbenzimidazole phosphoribosyltransferase, which yields MNQKQTVSLEIVLKGITTTDKEAVTAAKAHWDRVAKPLNSLGVLEEDICRIAGVKRREGFSLDKKCIVIMCADNGIVEEGVTQTGQEVTAAVAKNMAARRSCVCLMAACAGAEVLPVDVGIAANMSETGILDRKIAWGTRDFLKESAMTREDTVKALEVGIEAAGILYEKGCDLAGTGEMGIGNTTTSSAVISVLTGLDPETVTGKGAGLDNAGLKRKIEVIKEGIRIHKPDPSDGIDVLSKVGGLDLAALAGFYLGCAYWRIPVVLDGLITGAAALAAVKICPEVAGYLLASHVSAEPAGQAVLSCLGLKAAIQAGMCLGEGTGAAAFFPMLDMALTVYSKMDTFQDIKVKPYCHFEEDVLSESFCT from the coding sequence ATGAACCAGAAACAGACAGTTTCCCTGGAAATTGTGTTAAAAGGAATAACTACCACAGATAAAGAAGCGGTAACGGCAGCAAAGGCTCACTGGGACCGTGTGGCAAAGCCATTAAACAGCTTAGGCGTGTTAGAAGAGGATATATGCCGCATTGCAGGTGTGAAAAGGCGGGAAGGATTTTCCCTTGATAAAAAGTGTATTGTGATCATGTGCGCGGACAACGGGATCGTAGAAGAAGGCGTGACCCAGACAGGACAGGAAGTAACAGCAGCTGTTGCCAAAAATATGGCGGCCAGGCGTTCCTGCGTCTGCCTGATGGCGGCCTGCGCAGGAGCAGAGGTCCTTCCTGTAGACGTTGGAATCGCCGCTAATATGTCAGAGACCGGTATTTTAGACCGTAAGATTGCCTGGGGGACCAGGGATTTCTTAAAAGAATCAGCCATGACCAGGGAAGATACTGTGAAAGCATTGGAAGTGGGGATCGAAGCAGCCGGGATTTTATATGAAAAGGGTTGTGATCTGGCAGGAACAGGAGAAATGGGTATTGGAAATACCACTACATCCAGTGCTGTGATCTCTGTACTTACAGGTCTGGATCCGGAAACGGTAACAGGCAAAGGCGCAGGCTTGGATAATGCCGGTCTTAAACGGAAAATAGAGGTTATTAAAGAAGGAATCCGTATCCACAAACCGGATCCGTCAGATGGGATCGATGTTTTATCAAAAGTAGGCGGACTGGATCTGGCAGCACTGGCAGGTTTTTATCTTGGCTGTGCCTATTGGCGGATCCCGGTAGTCCTGGACGGTCTTATTACCGGTGCGGCGGCACTGGCAGCAGTAAAGATATGTCCGGAGGTAGCCGGTTATCTGCTGGCATCCCACGTATCTGCGGAACCGGCAGGACAGGCAGTTTTATCCTGTCTTGGCTTAAAGGCTGCGATTCAGGCTGGAATGTGTCTGGGGGAAGGAACAGGGGCAGCTGCGTTCTTTCCTATGCTGGATATGGCCCTTACTGTTTACAGCAAAATGGATACCTTCCAGGATATAAAGGTAAAACCATATTGCCATTTTGAGGAAGATGTACTCTCGGAATCTTTTTGTACTTGA
- a CDS encoding bifunctional adenosylcobinamide kinase/adenosylcobinamide-phosphate guanylyltransferase: MILITGGSGSGKSAYGEKRILEAGEMTRYYIATMEVFGEEGRKKVERHKKLRQGKGFITIESPKDVGREKVLEMLRPDGQKKAVLLECISNLTANEMFGSSFGEGSEPGRRTEALAEKICTDIEKIDKAAGFFAVITNEVGSDGEMYEKETLEYIRLLGLVNCRLAKMASEVVEVVYGIPVKCPH; the protein is encoded by the coding sequence ATGATACTGATTACCGGCGGCAGCGGCAGCGGTAAATCTGCTTATGGAGAAAAAAGAATACTGGAAGCTGGAGAAATGACCCGGTATTATATTGCCACCATGGAAGTATTTGGGGAAGAAGGCAGAAAAAAAGTGGAGCGGCATAAAAAACTTCGTCAGGGAAAAGGATTTATCACCATTGAGAGCCCAAAGGATGTGGGCAGGGAAAAAGTGTTGGAAATGCTCCGTCCTGATGGTCAGAAAAAAGCCGTTTTACTGGAATGTATTTCTAATCTCACAGCCAATGAAATGTTTGGCAGTTCCTTTGGAGAAGGATCAGAACCTGGCAGACGTACAGAAGCACTGGCAGAAAAAATCTGCACTGACATCGAAAAAATCGATAAAGCAGCTGGCTTTTTCGCAGTGATCACCAATGAAGTGGGCTCTGACGGGGAAATGTATGAAAAAGAGACGTTAGAATATATCCGTCTTCTGGGGCTTGTGAACTGCCGTCTGGCGAAAATGGCCTCAGAGGTGGTTGAAGTAGTATACGGTATACCAGTTAAATGCCCTCACTAA
- a CDS encoding adenosylcobinamide-GDP ribazoletransferase — MKWLDSCLIAISMYSKIPVPQVEWTKEKMNHAMCFFPLVGAVQGCLLGLWLVIAAQFDLSVGIRFLWASAIPFLVTGGIHMDGFMDTMDAVHSYGDRTKKLEILKDPHLGAFAVICAAVYLLLYTGSMYEFCKNAQGKAIFYPVLFLSSERVFSGLSVIMLPSAKNNGLAATFSQASEKKLDKKILILLLALLAVAAFGIWGMQGIKIYGVCLVFQGALFAWYDKWSKKNFGGITGDLAGFFLQTEELGCLTAVAFLLKML, encoded by the coding sequence ATGAAATGGTTAGATTCCTGTCTGATCGCAATATCCATGTATTCAAAGATCCCTGTGCCCCAGGTAGAGTGGACCAAAGAAAAAATGAACCATGCCATGTGCTTTTTTCCGCTGGTAGGTGCTGTGCAGGGATGCCTTTTGGGACTCTGGCTGGTTATTGCAGCACAGTTTGATCTGTCTGTGGGCATAAGATTTCTGTGGGCATCTGCCATTCCCTTTCTTGTAACAGGGGGTATCCATATGGATGGCTTTATGGATACTATGGATGCAGTCCATTCCTATGGAGACAGGACGAAAAAACTGGAAATATTAAAAGATCCTCATTTAGGGGCTTTCGCAGTGATCTGTGCGGCTGTATATTTATTATTATATACAGGGAGCATGTATGAGTTTTGCAAAAATGCACAGGGAAAAGCCATATTTTATCCAGTATTGTTTTTGTCCAGTGAACGGGTGTTCAGCGGCCTTTCTGTAATCATGCTCCCTTCAGCGAAAAACAACGGGCTGGCAGCCACATTTTCTCAGGCATCTGAGAAAAAGCTGGATAAAAAGATCCTGATCCTGTTATTGGCACTCCTGGCAGTGGCGGCTTTTGGGATCTGGGGTATGCAGGGGATAAAAATTTATGGAGTATGCCTGGTGTTTCAGGGAGCGCTTTTTGCCTGGTATGATAAATGGTCAAAAAAGAACTTCGGAGGTATTACCGGGGATCTGGCCGGATTTTTCCTGCAGACAGAGGAACTGGGCTGTCTGACTGCAGTGGCATTTTTATTGAAAATGTTATAA
- a CDS encoding bifunctional adenosylcobinamide kinase/adenosylcobinamide-phosphate guanylyltransferase has translation MIMVIGGRCQGKSSFAREHFESRIQENKKIEKDGEIQKDHLENLKTDPWTDGETATWEEFLASAWSRNFHLLVRRILKKDETLGLPDEQEKGVFEIMPTGLPDWKKMAEVIYTAGPHRILVTDEIGYGIVPVDPFEREYREETGRICCLLAERSEEVWRVCCGLGTRLK, from the coding sequence ATGATCATGGTCATTGGAGGAAGATGTCAGGGAAAATCTTCTTTTGCAAGAGAACATTTTGAAAGCAGGATACAGGAAAATAAAAAAATAGAGAAAGACGGGGAAATCCAGAAAGACCATCTGGAAAATTTAAAGACAGATCCTTGGACAGATGGAGAAACAGCCACCTGGGAAGAGTTTCTTGCCTCTGCATGGAGCCGGAATTTTCACCTGCTGGTGCGGCGGATATTAAAAAAAGATGAGACGCTGGGATTGCCGGATGAGCAGGAAAAAGGCGTATTTGAAATAATGCCTACAGGTCTGCCGGACTGGAAAAAAATGGCAGAGGTCATATACACTGCCGGTCCTCACCGTATTCTGGTCACAGATGAGATTGGTTACGGCATTGTTCCTGTAGATCCGTTTGAGCGGGAGTACAGGGAAGAAACAGGCCGTATCTGCTGTCTGCTGGCAGAAAGATCAGAGGAAGTATGGCGGGTCTGCTGCGGGCTTGGAACCCGTTTAAAGTAG
- the cbiB gene encoding adenosylcobinamide-phosphate synthase CbiB yields the protein MTMEWIQLWQLHGLALLTGSILDWIFGDPYNFPHMIRLMGNMISSLEKDLRKLFPEKPRLAGTFLTMTMCLFWIIMPGLLFQVTGKYLGLTARFLLESFFCYQLLAAKSLCVESMKVCRELKKGDIEGARKAVSMIVGRDTKVLDKAGITRAAVETVAENTSDGVIAPFLFMAVFGPLGGTFYKAVNTMDSMIGYRNDKYILFGRTAAKLDDVLNFIPARISGCLLTLAAYLLPGADGKNAWRIFLRDRRKHDSPNSAHGEAACAGALHLRLAGDAWYFGVLHKKQFIGDNDREIVPEDIWKASLLMFLAEGILMAVLLVILAAVRL from the coding sequence ATAACAATGGAATGGATACAGTTATGGCAGCTGCATGGGCTGGCCCTTTTAACAGGCAGTATTCTGGACTGGATCTTTGGAGATCCCTATAATTTTCCCCATATGATACGCCTGATGGGGAATATGATAAGCAGTCTGGAAAAGGATCTGCGTAAACTTTTTCCTGAAAAGCCACGGCTTGCAGGAACTTTTCTTACCATGACTATGTGCCTTTTCTGGATCATCATGCCGGGGCTGCTTTTTCAGGTAACAGGAAAATATCTGGGTCTGACGGCAAGATTTCTTCTGGAAAGCTTTTTCTGTTATCAGCTTCTGGCAGCCAAAAGTCTCTGTGTGGAAAGCATGAAGGTATGCAGGGAACTAAAAAAGGGAGATATAGAAGGGGCAAGAAAGGCTGTTTCCATGATCGTAGGCCGTGATACCAAAGTTCTGGACAAAGCAGGCATTACCAGAGCAGCAGTGGAAACTGTGGCAGAAAATACCTCAGATGGTGTGATCGCTCCATTTTTATTTATGGCAGTTTTCGGACCGTTGGGCGGTACCTTTTATAAGGCAGTAAACACCATGGATTCCATGATCGGCTACAGGAATGATAAATATATCCTGTTTGGCCGGACAGCTGCAAAGCTGGATGATGTATTAAACTTTATACCAGCCCGCATTTCCGGCTGTCTGCTTACACTGGCAGCATATCTGCTTCCCGGGGCAGACGGGAAAAATGCCTGGCGTATATTCTTAAGGGACCGCAGAAAGCATGACAGCCCCAATTCTGCTCATGGAGAGGCAGCCTGTGCGGGAGCCCTTCATTTGCGTCTTGCAGGAGATGCCTGGTACTTTGGGGTTCTTCACAAGAAACAGTTTATCGGAGATAATGACAGGGAGATCGTCCCGGAAGATATATGGAAAGCATCCCTTTTAATGTTTTTGGCAGAGGGGATACTGATGGCAGTGCTGCTGGTGATCCTGGCAGCAGTCAGGCTATAA